The following proteins are co-located in the Paludibaculum fermentans genome:
- a CDS encoding Lcl C-terminal domain-containing protein → MVSRYILLLFAPLAWAAQEPAAVLAITSDAPAAIELDGNPIGRLDPGTPLRIQTTPGEHILQALPAGGAPAWRKTVMVSSAFPADVKIPLRSHMERIEIEKSGLWKDERTGLTWSAADSGSGVTVSQAHAYCGRLTTGGFQDWLLPSIEQLQTLFGGEADERGFRVIAPLKLTGWSWSSTQGNEPAENWTLDLGDGARASVAAGDAGLNRALCVRPAPPESAKSTVRR, encoded by the coding sequence ATGGTCTCCCGATACATCCTGCTTCTGTTTGCTCCGCTTGCATGGGCCGCCCAGGAGCCCGCCGCCGTCCTGGCTATCACCTCGGATGCTCCAGCCGCCATCGAGCTCGATGGCAATCCCATTGGACGGCTCGATCCCGGTACGCCCCTGCGCATCCAAACCACGCCCGGCGAGCATATCCTACAGGCCCTGCCCGCTGGAGGCGCTCCGGCGTGGCGCAAAACCGTCATGGTCTCCTCCGCATTTCCGGCGGATGTCAAAATCCCGCTCCGCAGCCATATGGAGCGCATCGAGATTGAGAAGAGCGGGCTCTGGAAGGACGAACGCACCGGACTGACTTGGAGCGCGGCCGACAGCGGCTCCGGAGTCACCGTCAGTCAGGCCCACGCTTACTGCGGCCGTCTCACCACCGGGGGCTTCCAGGATTGGCTCCTGCCCTCCATCGAGCAGCTCCAGACCCTGTTTGGGGGAGAGGCGGATGAGCGCGGCTTCCGCGTGATCGCTCCACTGAAACTCACCGGCTGGTCGTGGAGTTCTACCCAGGGCAACGAACCTGCCGAGAACTGGACGCTCGACCTGGGCGACGGTGCGCGGGCCTCTGTCGCCGCGGGCGATGCCGGGCTGAACCGGGCACTGTGCGTCCGGCCCGCACCGCCGGAATCCGCGAAGTCGACCGTCCGCCGCTAA
- a CDS encoding uroporphyrinogen decarboxylase family protein yields the protein MDRRKFLALAPLGAGALIAGRSALAAAPANKRERMLQWLAGKTDPNYTPAAFFLHFGPQYKTGSAAARRHMEYFRATDMDFVKIQFEQTYDRQPNLNTPADWANLKLQKLDFYEAQLQTVRDLVRDAKKDALILMTLYSPYMCAGHCATAPLLHKHLEENPEAVKRGMEILTESQMLFVRACIKAGVDGFYMSTQGSEAKQFSTPKVFANYVKPFDLVAMKEISSSCPFNILHVCDYNAPYSGYEATLDYPGQVVNCNPKLIGKQLALPEIAKMFKRPFMGGLDRHNLLAAATPQQLNEEVQRVVKSAPPQFILGADCTVAGDTDWKRLRQIIDAAHHSGQKA from the coding sequence ATGGACAGACGCAAGTTTCTCGCCCTGGCGCCTCTTGGTGCCGGCGCCCTCATCGCTGGCCGCTCCGCCCTGGCCGCCGCCCCGGCCAACAAGCGGGAGCGCATGCTCCAATGGCTGGCAGGCAAGACCGATCCCAACTACACGCCCGCCGCGTTCTTCCTCCATTTCGGCCCGCAGTACAAGACCGGATCCGCTGCTGCCCGGCGCCACATGGAGTACTTCCGCGCTACGGACATGGATTTCGTCAAGATCCAGTTCGAGCAGACTTACGACCGCCAGCCCAACCTCAACACTCCGGCCGACTGGGCGAACCTGAAGCTCCAGAAGCTCGATTTCTACGAAGCCCAACTGCAGACAGTGAGGGACCTGGTCAGGGACGCAAAGAAAGACGCCCTGATCCTGATGACCCTCTACTCGCCCTACATGTGCGCCGGGCACTGCGCGACGGCACCCCTGCTGCACAAGCATCTGGAGGAGAATCCGGAGGCCGTGAAGCGTGGCATGGAGATTCTCACCGAAAGTCAGATGCTTTTCGTGCGCGCCTGCATTAAGGCCGGCGTCGACGGCTTCTACATGTCCACCCAGGGGTCCGAAGCGAAACAGTTCAGCACGCCGAAGGTCTTCGCCAACTATGTGAAGCCCTTCGACCTCGTCGCCATGAAGGAGATCAGCAGCTCCTGCCCCTTCAACATCCTGCACGTTTGCGATTACAACGCGCCCTACTCCGGCTACGAAGCCACGCTGGACTACCCCGGCCAGGTCGTCAACTGCAATCCCAAGCTGATCGGCAAACAACTGGCGCTGCCCGAAATCGCGAAGATGTTCAAGCGCCCCTTCATGGGCGGGCTCGACCGGCACAACCTGCTGGCCGCGGCGACGCCGCAGCAGTTGAACGAAGAGGTTCAGCGCGTCGTGAAGAGCGCTCCGCCCCAGTTCATCCTGGGCGCTGATTGCACCGTGGCCGGCGACACGGACTGGAAACGCCTGCGCCAGATCATCGACGCCGCGCATCACTCCGGCCAGAAAGCGTAG